One region of Anticarsia gemmatalis isolate Benzon Research Colony breed Stoneville strain chromosome 2, ilAntGemm2 primary, whole genome shotgun sequence genomic DNA includes:
- the LOC142985268 gene encoding uncharacterized protein LOC142985268 isoform X1: MVLNAAVQMLREADELKQKISKFKSGTSMLQERSLWATQQQLQKVYQKVLVLDLDYALDKKVEQDLWNVGFKQQIEALQAISKDRKNPLRSEGQAMLSWVLQAAAGFYLCLLHQICSTFKLDLPFRRRASLLGLVEGWGAGESAVGARLPPPASARYICQHCLVHLGDLARYRQQLRVAHTFYRHALVVSAHSGQPYNQLALVAWRRGRRLGALYWHVRSLHVRAPFPPAPANLARTLRAAAAAASSDASPLPVIPGVTDQSKASPAAVTTRLDAHSYVTELIRAIHYIHTVEELDTAAAIINSLNASLSALIATDNFESMTLIKMACVLIWLVHSSTEELSDERALSGDEAGAARAACGLAAATLLALLLPHYTTQLPLQRALPAVKVWLSWAAYHPAILSTPAWQAVAALWPAVAHTLNMLAPTAAQLTDKYDRVPLPEDEELAGFLPLEKALKGLRFPNHAAWDTYGGRVPDLDEEPEDNEPESPAEVSVTCLSGEPGLEQRVRAYRIIRLGVKLAELVPEHLSYTEEDDKLTFTASTVGGEQLSRALAQLRAPGGAGPGPGPAPCPPEPEDESDDEPAPPPPPIVISEADFREKGSVLVREKRVGILKPQGSLERAREERALATQEEQQLTQEPDIPEEGRGEDKKEARKPRVNIAMAAIMRKQEETNKQVKFVTPPPTPDSTTDSTDSKEEKPKVIQPKAIKSLANIPLGRKTGGILSLKDKSAGYPHLVNTEPEPVKKVEKDDKKEVKPSQSSQNSQTFQPKRLEHPTSPNWGPNVPFPEGPRMNFQKNYPVQNQGLNYNPNYAPNMNNPGIRLPVVNPKEIDVRTAALQKQNSRQELFQDGQKYNYQMSGDKKNFMNDLPPRFANQYRYWQTAQDNQFNENKFRDDSFKTNPMFNAQQPRNWNQQQPPENYQQPVWWKPEQAANFNANFATPLPNFYSQHLNANLPNPYQNLAYNQVQSAPKQEGFTQPGYLQSAIGQPQLQALQNMVTSPNFSSSLNSFNSYAPSVSYDSSMYPQFNNKLNYQPLQMKMGDKPQISYQGNKDLMDMNALGFGANVLDQRNLNMNFNETLADAASKNTDQVGSGEGQSGETPSSTYSLFSGAPDTTSWGAAQRQPPSLWSGPGPSPLERLLEQQKQMKQPPAPQ; the protein is encoded by the exons ATGGTTTTAAACGCCGCTGTGCAGATGTTAAG GGAGGCGGATGAGCTGAAACAGAAAATATCTAAATTCAAGAGTGGAACTTCTATGCTACAGGAACGTAGTCTATGGGCCACACAACAACAGTTGCAGAAG GTATATCAAAAAGTACTAGTTTTGGATCTCGACTATGCATTGGACAAGAAAGTGGAACAAGATTTATGGAATGTGGGCTTCAAGCAGCAGATTGAGGCTCTACAAGCCATCTCCAAGGACAGGAAA AATCCCCTACGCAGTGAGGGTCAGGCGATGTTATCATGGGTCTTGCAAGCCGCCGCCGGCTTCTATCTCTGCCTGCTACACCAGATCTGTAGCACCTTTAAACTAGATCTACCATTCAG ACGTCGCGCCTCCCTGCTAGGTCTGGTGGAGGGGTGGGGTGCGGGCGAGAGCGCGGTGGGGGCCCGCCTGCCGCCCCCCGCGTCCGCGCGGTACATCTGCCAGCACTGCCTCGTGCACCTCGGCGACCTGGCGCGCTACAGGCAACAACTGAGAGTCGCGCATACTTTCTACAG GCACGCGCTGGTGGTGTCGGCGCACTCGGGGCAGCCGTACAACCAGCTGGCGCTGGTGGcgtggcggcgcgggcggcgcctgGGCGCGCTGTACTGGCACGTGCGCTCGCTGCACGTGCGCGCGCCCTtcccgcccgcgcccgccaACCTGGCGCGCACGCTGCGGGCCGCCGCCGCTGCTGCCAG TTCGGACGCGAGTCCTCTGCCAGTGATCCCGGGGGTGACGGATCAGAGCAAGGCGTCTCCCGCGGCGGTGACCACGCGCCTGGACGCGCACTCCTACGTCACAGAGCTCATCAGAGCTATACACTACATACATACTGTTGAAGA GCTGGACACGGCGGCTGctataataaattcattaaatGCTTCACTGAGCGCGCTCATCGCGACCGACAACTTTGAGTCCATGACTCTCATCAAG ATGGCGTGCGTGTTGATCTGGCTGGTGCACTCGTCCACGGAGGAGCTGAGCGACGAGCGCGCGCTGAGCGGCGAcgaggcgggcgcggcgcgggcggcgtgcGGGCTCGCTGCGGCCACGCTGCTGGCGCTGCTGCTGCCGCACTACACCACACAGTTGCCGCTGCAGCGCGCGCTGCCTGCAG TGAAGGTATGGCTATCGTGGGCAGCCTACCACCCGGCCATCCTCAGCACCCCCGCGTGGCAGGCGGTGGCGGCGCTGTGGCCCGCCGTGGCGCACACACTCAACATGCTGGCACCCACTGCGGCACAGCTTACTGACAAAT ATGACAGAGTCCCTCTGCCTGAAGACGAGGAGTTAGCCGGGTTCTTGCCTCTAGAGAAGGCCCTGAAAGGCCTGCGGTTCCCCAACCACGCCGCGTGGGACACGTACGGGGGACGAGTGCCCGACCTCGACGAGGAGCCCGAGGACAATGAACCAGA GTCGCCAGCTGAAGTGTCGGTGACATGTCTGAGCGGCGAGCCGGGGCTGGAGCAGAGAGTGCGCGCGTACCGCATCATCAGACTAGGCGTCAAGCTCGCTGAACTTGTTCCTGAACACCTCTCCTATAC TGAAGAAGACGACAAGCTAACATTCACGGCGTCGACAGTCGGCGGCGAGCAGCTGTCCCGCGCGCTGGCCCAGCTGCGGGCCCCGGGCGGCGCGGGGCCGGGCCCGGGACCCGCGCCCTGCCCGCCGGAGCCCGAGGACGAGTCGGACGACgagcccgcgccgccgcccccgcccATCGTCATCTCGGAGGCCGACTTCAGGGAGAAAGGTAGTGTGCTTG TGCGTGAGAAGCGCGTGGGTATCCTGAAGCCGCAGGGCTCGCTGGAGCGCGCCAGGGAAGAGCGGGCACTCGCCACGCAGGAGGAACAACAG TTGACGCAAGAGCCGGACATCCCGGAGGAGGGCCGCGGCGAGGACAAGAAGGAGGCTCGCAAGCCTCGCGTCAACATCGCCATGGCGGCCATCATGAGGAAACAGGAGGAAACTAACAAACAG GTGAAATTCGTGACACCGCCGCCGACGCCGGACTCCACAACAGACTCCACGGACAGCAAGGAGGAAAAGCCCAAAGTGATCCAACCGAAAGCCATCAAGTCTCTCGCCAACATCCCTCTAGGAAGGAAAACTGGCGGGATTCTCTCACTCAAAGACAAATCAGCCGGTTACCCGCATCTAGTCAACACTGAACCGGAACCGGTTAAGAAAGTAGAAAAAGACGATAAGAAAGAAGTGAAACCAAGTCAGTCCAGTCAGAATTCACAGACCTTCCAGCCGAAGAGACTCGAACACCCCACCTCGCCCAACTGGGGACCAAATGTACCATTCCCTGAAGGACCGAGAATGAACTTCCAGAAAAACTACCCAGTACAAAATCAAGGTTTAAATTATAACCCTAACTATGCACCGAATATGAATAACCCAGGTATAAGACTACCAGTCGTTAATCCTAAAGAGATTGACGTCAGAACTGCAGCGCTACAGAAACAGAACTCCCGCCAAGAGCTGTTCCAAGACGGACAGAAATACAACTATCAAATGTCTGGTGATAAGAAGAACTTTATGAACGATCTACCTCCGCGGTTCGCTAACCAATACCGCTACTGGCAAACGGCTCAAGACAACCAGTTCAATGAGAATAAATTTCGAGACGATAGCTTTAAAACTAACCCGATGTTCAACGCTCAGCAACCACGCAATTGGAACCAGCAGCAACCTCCAGAGAATTATCAGCAGCCAGTGTGGTGGAAGCCGGAACAAGCGGCTAACTTCAACGCGAACTTCGCAACACCACTGCCAAACTTTTACTCGCAGCATTTGAACGCGAATCTACCTAATCCTTATCAGAATTTAGCATACAATCAGGTGCAAAGTGCTCCTAAACAAGAAGGTTTTACTCAGCCTGGGTACTTACAGTCAGCGATAGGTCAGCCACAGTTGCAAGCGCTGCAGAATATGGTCACCTCTCCTAACTTTAGTTCATCTTTAAACAGTTTCAATTCCTACGCTCCGTCAGTGAGTTACgattcttcaatgtacccgcaGTTTAACAACAAGTTGAACTACCAGCCTCTGCAGATGAAGATGGGAGATAAGCCTCAGATAAGTTACCAGGGGAACAAAGACTTGATGGATATGAACGCACTCGGCTTTGGAGCCAATGTGTTGGATCAGAGGAATCTGAATATGAATTTCAATGAGACGCTCGCTGATGCCGCGAGTAAGAATACGGATCAAGTTGGG AGCGGTGAAGGCCAGAGCGGCGAGACTCCAAGCAGTACGTACTCACTGTTCAGCGGCGCGCCCGACACTACCTCGTGGGGCGCCGCGCAACGACAACCACCG TCTCTATGGTCCGGTCCAGGTCCATCTCCTCTAGAGCGTCTCCTCGAACAGCAGAAGCAAATGAAGCAGCCCCCCGCGCCACAATGA
- the LOC142985268 gene encoding uncharacterized protein LOC142985268 isoform X2, protein MVLNAAVQMLREADELKQKISKFKSGTSMLQERSLWATQQQLQKVYQKVLVLDLDYALDKKVEQDLWNVGFKQQIEALQAISKDRKNPLRSEGQAMLSWVLQAAAGFYLCLLHQICSTFKLDLPFRRRASLLGLVEGWGAGESAVGARLPPPASARYICQHCLVHLGDLARYRQQLRVAHTFYRHALVVSAHSGQPYNQLALVAWRRGRRLGALYWHVRSLHVRAPFPPAPANLARTLRAAAAAASSDASPLPVIPGVTDQSKASPAAVTTRLDAHSYVTELIRAIHYIHTVEELDTAAAIINSLNASLSALIATDNFESMTLIKMACVLIWLVHSSTEELSDERALSGDEAGAARAACGLAAATLLALLLPHYTTQLPLQRALPAVKVWLSWAAYHPAILSTPAWQAVAALWPAVAHTLNMLAPTAAQLTDKYDRVPLPEDEELAGFLPLEKALKGLRFPNHAAWDTYGGRVPDLDEEPEDNEPESPAEVSVTCLSGEPGLEQRVRAYRIIRLGVKLAELVPEHLSYTEEDDKLTFTASTVGGEQLSRALAQLRAPGGAGPGPGPAPCPPEPEDESDDEPAPPPPPIVISEADFREKVREKRVGILKPQGSLERAREERALATQEEQQLTQEPDIPEEGRGEDKKEARKPRVNIAMAAIMRKQEETNKQVKFVTPPPTPDSTTDSTDSKEEKPKVIQPKAIKSLANIPLGRKTGGILSLKDKSAGYPHLVNTEPEPVKKVEKDDKKEVKPSQSSQNSQTFQPKRLEHPTSPNWGPNVPFPEGPRMNFQKNYPVQNQGLNYNPNYAPNMNNPGIRLPVVNPKEIDVRTAALQKQNSRQELFQDGQKYNYQMSGDKKNFMNDLPPRFANQYRYWQTAQDNQFNENKFRDDSFKTNPMFNAQQPRNWNQQQPPENYQQPVWWKPEQAANFNANFATPLPNFYSQHLNANLPNPYQNLAYNQVQSAPKQEGFTQPGYLQSAIGQPQLQALQNMVTSPNFSSSLNSFNSYAPSVSYDSSMYPQFNNKLNYQPLQMKMGDKPQISYQGNKDLMDMNALGFGANVLDQRNLNMNFNETLADAASKNTDQVGSGEGQSGETPSSTYSLFSGAPDTTSWGAAQRQPPSLWSGPGPSPLERLLEQQKQMKQPPAPQ, encoded by the exons ATGGTTTTAAACGCCGCTGTGCAGATGTTAAG GGAGGCGGATGAGCTGAAACAGAAAATATCTAAATTCAAGAGTGGAACTTCTATGCTACAGGAACGTAGTCTATGGGCCACACAACAACAGTTGCAGAAG GTATATCAAAAAGTACTAGTTTTGGATCTCGACTATGCATTGGACAAGAAAGTGGAACAAGATTTATGGAATGTGGGCTTCAAGCAGCAGATTGAGGCTCTACAAGCCATCTCCAAGGACAGGAAA AATCCCCTACGCAGTGAGGGTCAGGCGATGTTATCATGGGTCTTGCAAGCCGCCGCCGGCTTCTATCTCTGCCTGCTACACCAGATCTGTAGCACCTTTAAACTAGATCTACCATTCAG ACGTCGCGCCTCCCTGCTAGGTCTGGTGGAGGGGTGGGGTGCGGGCGAGAGCGCGGTGGGGGCCCGCCTGCCGCCCCCCGCGTCCGCGCGGTACATCTGCCAGCACTGCCTCGTGCACCTCGGCGACCTGGCGCGCTACAGGCAACAACTGAGAGTCGCGCATACTTTCTACAG GCACGCGCTGGTGGTGTCGGCGCACTCGGGGCAGCCGTACAACCAGCTGGCGCTGGTGGcgtggcggcgcgggcggcgcctgGGCGCGCTGTACTGGCACGTGCGCTCGCTGCACGTGCGCGCGCCCTtcccgcccgcgcccgccaACCTGGCGCGCACGCTGCGGGCCGCCGCCGCTGCTGCCAG TTCGGACGCGAGTCCTCTGCCAGTGATCCCGGGGGTGACGGATCAGAGCAAGGCGTCTCCCGCGGCGGTGACCACGCGCCTGGACGCGCACTCCTACGTCACAGAGCTCATCAGAGCTATACACTACATACATACTGTTGAAGA GCTGGACACGGCGGCTGctataataaattcattaaatGCTTCACTGAGCGCGCTCATCGCGACCGACAACTTTGAGTCCATGACTCTCATCAAG ATGGCGTGCGTGTTGATCTGGCTGGTGCACTCGTCCACGGAGGAGCTGAGCGACGAGCGCGCGCTGAGCGGCGAcgaggcgggcgcggcgcgggcggcgtgcGGGCTCGCTGCGGCCACGCTGCTGGCGCTGCTGCTGCCGCACTACACCACACAGTTGCCGCTGCAGCGCGCGCTGCCTGCAG TGAAGGTATGGCTATCGTGGGCAGCCTACCACCCGGCCATCCTCAGCACCCCCGCGTGGCAGGCGGTGGCGGCGCTGTGGCCCGCCGTGGCGCACACACTCAACATGCTGGCACCCACTGCGGCACAGCTTACTGACAAAT ATGACAGAGTCCCTCTGCCTGAAGACGAGGAGTTAGCCGGGTTCTTGCCTCTAGAGAAGGCCCTGAAAGGCCTGCGGTTCCCCAACCACGCCGCGTGGGACACGTACGGGGGACGAGTGCCCGACCTCGACGAGGAGCCCGAGGACAATGAACCAGA GTCGCCAGCTGAAGTGTCGGTGACATGTCTGAGCGGCGAGCCGGGGCTGGAGCAGAGAGTGCGCGCGTACCGCATCATCAGACTAGGCGTCAAGCTCGCTGAACTTGTTCCTGAACACCTCTCCTATAC TGAAGAAGACGACAAGCTAACATTCACGGCGTCGACAGTCGGCGGCGAGCAGCTGTCCCGCGCGCTGGCCCAGCTGCGGGCCCCGGGCGGCGCGGGGCCGGGCCCGGGACCCGCGCCCTGCCCGCCGGAGCCCGAGGACGAGTCGGACGACgagcccgcgccgccgcccccgcccATCGTCATCTCGGAGGCCGACTTCAGGGAGAAAG TGCGTGAGAAGCGCGTGGGTATCCTGAAGCCGCAGGGCTCGCTGGAGCGCGCCAGGGAAGAGCGGGCACTCGCCACGCAGGAGGAACAACAG TTGACGCAAGAGCCGGACATCCCGGAGGAGGGCCGCGGCGAGGACAAGAAGGAGGCTCGCAAGCCTCGCGTCAACATCGCCATGGCGGCCATCATGAGGAAACAGGAGGAAACTAACAAACAG GTGAAATTCGTGACACCGCCGCCGACGCCGGACTCCACAACAGACTCCACGGACAGCAAGGAGGAAAAGCCCAAAGTGATCCAACCGAAAGCCATCAAGTCTCTCGCCAACATCCCTCTAGGAAGGAAAACTGGCGGGATTCTCTCACTCAAAGACAAATCAGCCGGTTACCCGCATCTAGTCAACACTGAACCGGAACCGGTTAAGAAAGTAGAAAAAGACGATAAGAAAGAAGTGAAACCAAGTCAGTCCAGTCAGAATTCACAGACCTTCCAGCCGAAGAGACTCGAACACCCCACCTCGCCCAACTGGGGACCAAATGTACCATTCCCTGAAGGACCGAGAATGAACTTCCAGAAAAACTACCCAGTACAAAATCAAGGTTTAAATTATAACCCTAACTATGCACCGAATATGAATAACCCAGGTATAAGACTACCAGTCGTTAATCCTAAAGAGATTGACGTCAGAACTGCAGCGCTACAGAAACAGAACTCCCGCCAAGAGCTGTTCCAAGACGGACAGAAATACAACTATCAAATGTCTGGTGATAAGAAGAACTTTATGAACGATCTACCTCCGCGGTTCGCTAACCAATACCGCTACTGGCAAACGGCTCAAGACAACCAGTTCAATGAGAATAAATTTCGAGACGATAGCTTTAAAACTAACCCGATGTTCAACGCTCAGCAACCACGCAATTGGAACCAGCAGCAACCTCCAGAGAATTATCAGCAGCCAGTGTGGTGGAAGCCGGAACAAGCGGCTAACTTCAACGCGAACTTCGCAACACCACTGCCAAACTTTTACTCGCAGCATTTGAACGCGAATCTACCTAATCCTTATCAGAATTTAGCATACAATCAGGTGCAAAGTGCTCCTAAACAAGAAGGTTTTACTCAGCCTGGGTACTTACAGTCAGCGATAGGTCAGCCACAGTTGCAAGCGCTGCAGAATATGGTCACCTCTCCTAACTTTAGTTCATCTTTAAACAGTTTCAATTCCTACGCTCCGTCAGTGAGTTACgattcttcaatgtacccgcaGTTTAACAACAAGTTGAACTACCAGCCTCTGCAGATGAAGATGGGAGATAAGCCTCAGATAAGTTACCAGGGGAACAAAGACTTGATGGATATGAACGCACTCGGCTTTGGAGCCAATGTGTTGGATCAGAGGAATCTGAATATGAATTTCAATGAGACGCTCGCTGATGCCGCGAGTAAGAATACGGATCAAGTTGGG AGCGGTGAAGGCCAGAGCGGCGAGACTCCAAGCAGTACGTACTCACTGTTCAGCGGCGCGCCCGACACTACCTCGTGGGGCGCCGCGCAACGACAACCACCG TCTCTATGGTCCGGTCCAGGTCCATCTCCTCTAGAGCGTCTCCTCGAACAGCAGAAGCAAATGAAGCAGCCCCCCGCGCCACAATGA
- the LOC142985282 gene encoding uncharacterized protein LOC142985282, whose protein sequence is MYEARVVPGQEQNKINITDSEVVHGHRTVQTNEAKWLCLDQIYEKFHRPNFYDIGGTHMEDVADYWFTYKTEQVGDMFLLHLFVCNRGVSSFTVAVSGGNKLRIDKKNNIVYLQQFLKEYRFKKLAEMSHSYLTTYNFSELDVACLQSRNLYIAVALPHCKKESVSFDVISSIKINHDCGALLTDPIGSDFTIESADGSKFQIHKVILAAHSEVFKAMLKEETAESQNSYVKLVDVGDEDLRYMLEYIYTGTVKDIENINFENMLMLADRYNLKGLWELSQYALSEQLSLQNALDLLIIADMYDSEFLKMESMKFIKNNKEVLGSNTFKEINNVDLVRQLCTFLAS, encoded by the exons atgtacgaAGCACGTGTAGTACCCGGCCAGGAGCAGAACAAAATCAATATAACG GATTCTGAAGTTGTGCATGGACACCGTACAGTCCAGACCAATGAAGCTAAATGGCTGTGCCTCGACCAAATATACGAGAAGTTTCACCGTCCTAATTTCTATGATATCGGGGGCACTCATATGGAAGAtgtggctgactactggttcaCGTATAAAACTGAACAAGTGGGTGACATGTTCCTCCTCCACTTGTTTGTATGCAATCGCGGCGTGAGCTCATTCACTGTCGCCGTGAGTGGCGGCAACAAACTCAGAATCGACAAGAAGAACAACATAGTGTACTTGCAACAGTTCCTCAAAGAATACAGGTTCAAAAAACTTGCAGAGATGTCCCATAGTTACCTGACCACCTACAACTTCTCAGAGCTAGATGTGGCATGTTTACAATCTAGAAATCTGTATATTGCAGTGGCATTGCCTCATTGCAAGAAAGAAAGTGTCAGTTTTGATGTCATCAGTAGTATCAAAATCAACCATGACTGTGGTGCTCTCTTGACTGATCCCATTGGGTCAGATTTTACCATAGAATCTGCTGATGGTTCCAAGTTCCAGATCCACAAAGTCATACTGGCCGCACACAGTGAAGTCTTCAAGGCTATGCTAAAGGAAGAGACAGCTGAGAGCCAGAACAGTTATGTCAAACTAGTTGATGTAGGAGATGAGGATTTACGTTATATGTTAGAATATATCTACACAGGAACAGTCaaagatattgaaaatataaattttgagaACATGTTAATGTTAGCGGACCGATACAACCTGAAAGGTCTATGGGAGTTATCCCAGTATGCTTTATCAGAGCAATTGAGCCTGCAGAATGCTTTAGACCTGCTTATTATTGCTGATATGTATGATTCTGAATTCTTGAAGATGGAATCAatgaaattcattaaaaataataaagaagtgCTGGGTAGTAACACTTTCAAAGAGATTAACAATGTTGATTTAGTCCGGCAACTGTGTACATTCCTAGCATCTTAA